Proteins encoded in a region of the Acidobacteriota bacterium genome:
- a CDS encoding NTP transferase domain-containing protein: MVDGEPMVRRTVSSLLSGGADRCVVVVSADEEAAVRAVLAGLPISVVVNSDPSRGMFSSIQAGIAETGEGDACVLLPGDMPYVQPATVAAVIAAASESGLTACASFNGRRGHPIACSATLRSRILLAPVESTLSAERSRDEFLTIDVPDPGVHRDVDRPADLVKRPLR, encoded by the coding sequence GTGGTTGACGGCGAGCCCATGGTGCGGCGGACCGTCTCTTCGTTGTTGTCTGGCGGTGCCGATCGCTGCGTGGTGGTGGTGTCTGCGGACGAGGAAGCCGCGGTGCGGGCCGTTCTGGCGGGTCTGCCGATCTCGGTGGTCGTCAATTCCGATCCGTCGCGCGGGATGTTCTCGTCGATTCAGGCGGGCATCGCCGAGACCGGGGAGGGTGACGCCTGCGTCCTGCTGCCGGGTGATATGCCGTACGTGCAGCCGGCCACCGTGGCCGCAGTAATCGCGGCCGCGAGCGAGTCGGGCCTGACGGCCTGCGCGAGTTTTAACGGCCGTCGGGGGCACCCGATCGCGTGTTCCGCGACGCTGCGCTCCCGCATCCTGTTGGCCCCGGTGGAATCCACGCTGAGTGCGGAGCGTTCACGCGACGAGTTCCTGACGATCGATGTTCCTGATCCCGGCGTGCATCGCGACGTCGATCGGCCCGCGGACCTGGTAAAACGACCTCTGAGGTGA
- a CDS encoding XdhC family protein has translation MWILVQRDDQALAFDGVDLLPEMVSAAAGGAPVAVVTRLGKLQGGLTLLGRIAVRADGSRLGSLGDAEADQRATAEALAQLPHGTARTVKSETEDLLIEAIASRPRIVIAGGGHVALAIARQAAMLDFDVTVVEDRPEFADQSRFPNATILQGDVPATLAGIRYSWNSFIVIATRGHKLDADCMLAAVTTPARYIGLLGSRRKTVLINEMLRAEGVAEDRLQAIHAPVGLDLGGRTPAEIALSVLAEITQIRYHGTGRPLSK, from the coding sequence ATGTGGATCCTGGTGCAGCGCGACGATCAGGCGCTGGCGTTTGACGGCGTCGATCTACTTCCCGAGATGGTCAGCGCCGCAGCCGGGGGAGCGCCAGTCGCGGTCGTGACACGCCTCGGCAAACTTCAGGGCGGACTGACATTGCTGGGGCGCATTGCCGTGCGGGCCGATGGGTCGCGGCTGGGTTCGCTCGGCGATGCCGAGGCCGACCAGCGCGCCACGGCTGAGGCGCTGGCGCAGTTGCCGCACGGTACGGCTCGCACCGTGAAGTCGGAGACCGAAGATCTGCTCATCGAGGCCATCGCCAGCCGGCCACGAATTGTCATCGCCGGCGGCGGCCACGTCGCACTCGCCATCGCCCGTCAGGCGGCCATGCTCGACTTTGATGTGACCGTGGTTGAGGACCGGCCCGAGTTCGCCGACCAGTCCCGGTTCCCGAACGCGACAATCCTGCAGGGGGACGTGCCCGCCACGCTCGCCGGCATTCGCTACAGCTGGAACAGCTTCATTGTGATCGCCACCCGGGGGCACAAACTCGACGCCGATTGCATGCTGGCGGCGGTCACGACACCGGCCAGATACATCGGGCTGCTCGGCAGCCGGCGCAAGACGGTATTGATCAACGAAATGCTGCGTGCCGAAGGCGTCGCGGAAGACCGCCTGCAGGCGATCCACGCCCCTGTTGGCCTGGACCTGGGCGGCCGGACTCCTGCCGAAATTGCCCTGTCGGTGCTGGCCGAGATCACCCAGATCCGGTATCACGGCACAGGCAGGCCATTGTCGAAATAA
- a CDS encoding carbon-nitrogen hydrolase family protein, which translates to MTALTVAVVQAHVAASLAQGLDLTRTLTGEAAARGAALVVFPETWLPGYPAWLDVCRDVALWDHEPTKRVFARYRSESVDVHGAAGAALGAIASDAEVTLVVGVSERVASGPGSGTLYNALLTYGPDGRLLNHHRKLMPTYTERMVWGQGDSEGLRAVDTPVGRVGGLVCWEHWMPLARQALHVSGEDLHVAAWPTVHERHQIASRHYAFEGRCFVLAAGSLMRACALPPELERDQARAGADDTLVLRGGSAIIGPDGAYIVAPHWDEPATLFATLDTAQLDAERMTLDVAGHYSRPDAFLFDVRPAPPRTTG; encoded by the coding sequence GTGACGGCGTTGACCGTCGCCGTCGTTCAAGCGCATGTCGCCGCTTCGCTGGCTCAGGGCCTGGACCTCACCCGCACCCTGACAGGCGAGGCGGCCGCACGCGGCGCCGCGCTCGTCGTGTTTCCGGAGACGTGGCTGCCCGGGTATCCCGCCTGGCTTGATGTCTGTCGTGACGTGGCACTGTGGGACCACGAACCCACCAAACGGGTCTTTGCCCGCTATCGGTCCGAGAGCGTGGATGTGCACGGTGCGGCGGGCGCTGCGCTGGGGGCGATCGCCTCCGACGCAGAGGTGACGCTCGTCGTTGGCGTCAGCGAGCGCGTGGCCTCAGGCCCGGGTTCCGGCACGCTCTATAACGCCCTCCTGACCTACGGACCCGACGGGCGTCTGTTGAATCACCATCGCAAATTGATGCCCACCTACACCGAGCGCATGGTGTGGGGACAGGGTGACAGCGAGGGCCTGCGCGCCGTTGATACACCCGTCGGCCGCGTCGGGGGCCTCGTCTGCTGGGAACACTGGATGCCGCTCGCGCGTCAGGCGTTGCATGTGTCAGGCGAAGACCTGCACGTGGCAGCCTGGCCCACGGTGCACGAGCGCCACCAAATCGCCAGCCGGCACTATGCGTTTGAAGGCCGGTGTTTTGTGCTGGCCGCCGGGTCGCTCATGCGCGCCTGTGCGCTGCCGCCTGAACTTGAGCGCGACCAGGCGCGAGCGGGCGCCGATGACACACTCGTACTGCGCGGCGGCAGCGCGATCATCGGCCCCGATGGCGCCTACATCGTGGCGCCGCACTGGGACGAACCGGCGACGCTGTTCGCCACGCTCGACACGGCGCAACTTGATGCCGAACGAATGACCCTGGACGTGGCGGGACACTACTCACGGCCAGATGCGTTTCTGTTCGACGTTCGCCCGGCGCCGCCGCGCACCACAGGCTGA
- a CDS encoding ABC transporter permease, translated as MQEPSARAPQCPTISLGSRAVPALEVQSVFRQSGATLGADKGAERLKTVVSSASFFRMLQVQPVIGTLFTENDEAEGAPRRVLLSHAMWQRRYAGDSSIVGREIRLNGNVTTVAGVLPADFKFLWNDVDVFLPAVFTAREKSDDGRHSNNWGMVGRLAPGASVEQVQQQLDALNAANDERFPQFKQILKDAGFHTVAANLQQDLVRDLRAVLYLLWGGVLLVLLIGVVNIANLVMVRASARNRELATRHAIGASLTRLRGQVLTETLLVALVGGVAGVVLGWWALSAVPLLGLDEIPRGHEIRMDLVSVGVALLLTVCVGLLIGLVPVVRLGRMNVNATLREEGRGGTVSRGTNLLRRGLATAQIALACVLLVAAGLLVSSFDKVLRIDPGFSPEGVITASVSFPTGGYADDTALRVASGRILEAARTIAGVEQAGITSSIPFGDDFSDSVIFAEGYVMKPGESIISPNQTRVSEGYFEAMNTALVKGRSFTPGDTAESAKVAIIDERLAARFWPGQDPVGRRLYFPQDMKDLTAITEKTEFFNVVGVVKDVEIRGLATGRASVGAYYFPLAQSPDRSIFVAMRTRVAPESVVNSLRAKVAAIDAELPVYGVHTMVERMDDSLVGRRVPMLLALAFAGVALFLSAIGVYGVLAYQVAHRRREIGIRMALGSTAREVFSLVLQDGLKIAGVGLAVGLAGTYFVGEAMKSQLYDVAPMDPIVIGAVAALLTVVALTATLIPARRASRVNPLTALTD; from the coding sequence ATGCAGGAGCCGAGCGCGCGGGCGCCGCAGTGCCCGACTATTTCGCTCGGCTCCAGGGCTGTGCCTGCGCTGGAAGTGCAGTCGGTCTTCCGTCAGAGCGGCGCCACACTCGGCGCGGACAAGGGCGCCGAGCGGTTGAAGACCGTGGTGTCCTCGGCCTCGTTCTTCCGCATGCTTCAGGTGCAGCCCGTGATCGGCACGCTCTTCACGGAAAACGACGAGGCAGAAGGCGCGCCGCGCCGGGTCCTGCTCAGCCACGCCATGTGGCAACGGCGTTACGCGGGTGATTCGTCCATCGTCGGACGTGAGATCCGGCTGAATGGCAACGTCACGACCGTGGCCGGGGTGTTGCCGGCCGACTTCAAGTTCCTCTGGAACGACGTCGACGTCTTCCTGCCCGCCGTCTTCACCGCTCGCGAGAAGTCTGACGATGGCCGGCACAGCAACAACTGGGGGATGGTCGGGCGCCTCGCGCCCGGCGCGTCAGTCGAACAGGTGCAGCAGCAACTGGATGCGCTGAACGCCGCCAACGATGAGCGGTTCCCGCAGTTCAAACAGATTCTGAAGGACGCAGGCTTTCACACGGTGGCCGCCAACCTTCAGCAGGACCTGGTACGTGACCTTCGCGCAGTGTTGTACCTGCTATGGGGCGGCGTCCTGCTGGTGTTGCTGATTGGCGTCGTTAATATCGCGAACCTGGTGATGGTGCGAGCCAGTGCGCGCAACCGCGAGTTGGCGACGCGGCACGCTATTGGTGCGTCCCTGACCCGGCTGCGTGGCCAGGTGCTGACTGAGACGTTGTTGGTGGCGCTGGTCGGTGGCGTGGCCGGGGTGGTGCTCGGGTGGTGGGCGCTGTCGGCAGTGCCGCTGCTTGGGCTGGACGAAATCCCGCGCGGCCATGAGATTCGCATGGATCTGGTCAGCGTCGGGGTCGCGCTGCTGCTCACGGTGTGCGTCGGGCTGCTCATCGGTCTGGTGCCCGTTGTGCGGCTCGGCCGCATGAACGTCAATGCCACGTTGCGCGAAGAGGGGCGCGGCGGCACGGTAAGCCGGGGTACCAACTTGCTGCGGCGTGGTCTGGCCACAGCGCAGATCGCGCTCGCGTGCGTCTTGCTGGTGGCCGCCGGACTGCTGGTATCGAGCTTTGACAAGGTCCTGCGGATCGATCCTGGATTCAGCCCTGAGGGTGTGATCACCGCGTCCGTGAGCTTCCCGACCGGCGGGTATGCCGATGACACCGCGCTTCGGGTGGCCTCGGGCCGCATTCTTGAGGCCGCCCGCACCATTGCCGGCGTGGAACAGGCCGGCATCACATCGAGCATTCCATTCGGCGACGACTTCAGCGACAGCGTGATCTTCGCCGAAGGGTACGTGATGAAACCTGGTGAGTCCATCATTTCTCCGAACCAGACCCGTGTGAGCGAGGGGTACTTCGAGGCGATGAACACAGCGCTGGTCAAAGGCCGCTCCTTCACGCCCGGCGACACGGCGGAGTCTGCGAAAGTGGCCATCATTGATGAACGGCTTGCCGCACGGTTCTGGCCGGGTCAGGACCCCGTTGGGCGCCGCCTCTACTTTCCTCAGGACATGAAAGACCTGACCGCGATCACCGAGAAGACGGAGTTCTTCAACGTGGTTGGCGTTGTCAAAGACGTCGAAATTCGGGGCCTGGCCACGGGCCGGGCGTCGGTGGGCGCATATTACTTCCCACTCGCGCAGTCACCCGATCGCAGCATCTTCGTGGCCATGCGCACGCGTGTGGCGCCCGAATCGGTGGTGAACTCGCTGCGCGCCAAAGTGGCCGCCATTGACGCTGAACTGCCCGTCTATGGCGTTCACACCATGGTCGAGCGCATGGACGACTCGCTCGTGGGTCGTCGCGTGCCGATGCTGCTCGCGCTGGCGTTTGCCGGCGTCGCGTTGTTCCTCTCTGCCATCGGCGTCTATGGGGTGCTGGCGTATCAGGTGGCGCATCGCCGCCGCGAAATCGGCATACGCATGGCGCTTGGCAGCACCGCACGCGAAGTCTTCAGCCTTGTTCTTCAGGACGGCCTGAAAATCGCCGGCGTCGGCCTGGCCGTGGGCCTGGCCGGCACGTACTTCGTGGGCGAGGCCATGAAAAGCCAACTCTACGACGTCGCGCCCATGGACCCCATTGTTATCGGCGCCGTGGCTGCGCTCCTCACGGTGGTTGCGCTGACGGCGACGCTCATTCCGGCACGTCGTGCGTCGCGCGTCAATCCATTGACCGCGCTCACTGATTAG
- a CDS encoding NAD-binding protein, with amino-acid sequence MGRATSRALSAAGIEHRVVEREHVNVPDRAHWVFGDATDPAVLDSAGLDTASSVAITTHDDDLNVYLTLYCRSKRPDIKILSRSTHQQNVATLRLAGANFVMSYVPMEANAIFDVVRHGSVLSLVEGLEVFTVRVPRALTGKSIADCNLRRETGCNVLAVRAAGGAAAPPTSTRLFSPIPNWC; translated from the coding sequence GTGGGGAGAGCCACGTCGCGCGCCTTGTCGGCGGCGGGCATCGAGCATCGGGTGGTGGAACGGGAACACGTGAACGTGCCTGACCGGGCGCACTGGGTGTTTGGTGATGCCACGGACCCCGCCGTGCTCGACTCAGCGGGCCTCGACACCGCTTCAAGCGTGGCGATCACCACACACGATGACGACCTGAACGTGTACCTGACGCTGTACTGCCGGTCGAAGCGCCCGGACATCAAAATCCTGAGCCGCTCCACGCACCAACAGAACGTAGCCACACTTCGCCTGGCGGGCGCCAACTTCGTGATGTCGTACGTGCCGATGGAGGCCAACGCCATCTTCGATGTCGTGCGTCACGGCAGCGTGTTGTCTCTGGTGGAGGGGCTGGAGGTATTCACGGTGCGCGTGCCGCGGGCACTGACAGGCAAGTCCATCGCCGACTGCAACCTGCGACGCGAGACGGGATGTAACGTGCTGGCGGTGAGAGCGGCCGGCGGCGCGGCGGCGCCCCCGACATCAACGCGGCTCTTCTCGCCGATTCCGAACTGGTGCTGA
- a CDS encoding XdhC family protein, with protein sequence MQDSLYGRMAERRAAGRRFAVATVVRTSGSTPQVAGATLVLGDGESIRAAVGTLGGGCVEADAIETAQGILQSGGHSLRA encoded by the coding sequence GTGCAGGATTCTCTCTACGGCCGAATGGCCGAGCGCCGGGCCGCCGGCCGGCGATTTGCGGTGGCCACTGTCGTGCGCACGAGTGGCAGCACCCCGCAGGTGGCGGGGGCCACGCTGGTGCTTGGTGATGGCGAGTCGATACGCGCTGCGGTAGGCACACTCGGCGGCGGGTGCGTGGAGGCTGATGCGATCGAGACGGCCCAGGGGATCCTCCAGTCCGGCGGTCACTCGCTGAGGGCGTGA
- a CDS encoding potassium channel protein: MTSRRGIRHLRALAGLLGAVTALVLVYSTIFHLLMTAEGRAYSWFTGVYWTVQTMTTLGYGDLTFTRDTGLAFSLVVLLSGLVLLFVLLPYTLIQFFYSPWLERQNAARTPRDIPPDVSNHVILTAYGPVEAILIQRFDQYAMPYTVIVPDTARALELHDHGVNVMIGHVDDADTYRRAGIERAALVATTLGDAVNANVALTVRECSSTVPIVATAAFEMSGDLLKQAGCQNVIQLGELLGRAMARRITSDGGRPHVIGQLDGLVIAEAAVAGTTLAGQTIGNARVGERLHVNIVGVWDKGAYSPGSAGLLLTHDMTLLLSGTQNDVDAYAREQPLGPTNSHRAHRRRRARGESHVARLVGGGHRASGGGTGTRERA, encoded by the coding sequence ATGACCTCTCGCCGTGGCATTCGGCACCTCCGCGCACTGGCCGGACTGCTGGGCGCCGTGACGGCACTCGTGCTGGTGTATTCGACGATTTTCCATCTCTTGATGACCGCCGAAGGGCGCGCCTACAGCTGGTTTACCGGCGTGTACTGGACGGTCCAGACAATGACGACGCTGGGGTACGGCGACCTCACGTTCACACGCGATACGGGGCTCGCGTTTTCGCTGGTCGTCCTCCTGAGCGGTCTGGTCCTGCTCTTTGTGCTGCTGCCCTACACGCTCATTCAGTTCTTCTACTCGCCCTGGCTGGAACGGCAGAATGCCGCCCGTACGCCACGGGACATTCCGCCCGACGTCAGCAATCACGTGATCCTGACGGCCTATGGGCCCGTCGAAGCCATCCTGATCCAGCGCTTTGATCAATACGCCATGCCTTATACGGTGATCGTCCCGGACACCGCACGCGCGCTCGAACTTCATGACCATGGTGTGAACGTGATGATCGGCCATGTCGATGACGCCGACACGTACCGCCGGGCCGGCATCGAACGCGCCGCATTGGTGGCGACCACGCTCGGCGACGCCGTCAATGCCAACGTCGCGCTCACGGTGCGCGAGTGCTCCAGTACCGTCCCGATCGTCGCAACGGCGGCATTTGAGATGTCGGGCGACCTGCTCAAACAGGCCGGTTGCCAGAATGTGATCCAGTTGGGCGAGTTGCTGGGCCGCGCGATGGCCCGCCGGATCACGAGCGATGGAGGGCGGCCCCATGTCATTGGCCAGTTGGATGGCCTGGTGATCGCCGAGGCGGCTGTGGCCGGCACCACCCTGGCGGGCCAGACGATCGGCAATGCCCGTGTGGGCGAGCGCCTTCACGTGAATATCGTCGGCGTGTGGGACAAGGGTGCGTATTCGCCGGGATCCGCCGGCCTCCTGCTCACTCACGACATGACCTTGTTGCTGTCGGGCACCCAGAACGATGTGGACGCGTACGCCCGCGAGCAGCCACTCGGCCCCACCAACAGTCACCGCGCTCATCGTCGGAGGCGGGCGCGTGGGGAGAGCCACGTCGCGCGCCTTGTCGGCGGCGGGCATCGAGCATCGGGTGGTGGAACGGGAACACGTGAACGTGCCTGA
- a CDS encoding aminotransferase class I/II-fold pyridoxal phosphate-dependent enzyme has protein sequence MANQSGAESETADQRGGDTPQAVATTEYDYSNFYYSSSDDLFAIFGPYDDWWYGSARNSGYYLFSQPMSTPPGPRINLEEQLHHETLKLFNLASHNYLGLSTHPEVIAAAHAALDKYGLGAAGSPILSGTMDVHLTLEKELAAFKHKEAAMVFPTGYSTNVGLLSALMRPGDWVILDQNVHASIVDGAILAKAQVKFFRHNQPADLEKKLKGTTGKRLVVVEGVYSMDGDIARLPEMVEISKRAGARILIDEAHSSFVYGAEGRGVVEHFGLEDEVDIHVGTFSKALGGQGGYVAGSQSLYNYLMGFARSRVFSCALSPAVTAGVLAALRIVKREPQLRQRLWENVAHFRSLLATAGVDVAESTSQIIPIMIRNDRKILGIAQKLQKEGLYLQPIIFPAVAKHRSRFRVSISASHSTADLDRAAAILIKVLREEEIIK, from the coding sequence ATGGCAAACCAATCGGGCGCGGAAAGCGAGACAGCGGACCAACGAGGTGGCGACACCCCGCAGGCCGTGGCGACGACAGAGTACGACTACAGCAATTTTTACTATTCATCCAGCGACGACTTGTTCGCCATTTTTGGCCCCTACGACGACTGGTGGTACGGCAGCGCACGCAACAGCGGCTATTACCTGTTCTCGCAGCCGATGTCGACGCCCCCTGGCCCCCGCATCAATCTCGAAGAGCAGCTGCACCACGAGACGCTCAAGCTGTTCAACCTGGCATCGCATAACTACCTCGGCTTGTCCACCCACCCCGAAGTCATCGCGGCCGCCCACGCGGCGCTGGACAAGTACGGGCTGGGCGCGGCAGGCTCGCCGATTCTCAGTGGCACGATGGACGTCCACCTGACCCTTGAGAAAGAGCTGGCAGCCTTCAAGCACAAGGAAGCCGCGATGGTCTTCCCGACCGGTTACAGCACAAACGTCGGCCTCCTGTCGGCGCTCATGCGGCCCGGTGACTGGGTGATTCTGGATCAGAACGTCCACGCGAGTATTGTGGACGGCGCGATCCTCGCCAAGGCGCAGGTGAAGTTCTTCCGGCACAACCAGCCGGCCGACCTCGAGAAGAAGCTGAAGGGCACCACCGGCAAACGCCTGGTCGTGGTGGAGGGCGTGTATTCGATGGACGGCGACATCGCCCGCCTTCCGGAAATGGTGGAGATCTCCAAACGCGCGGGTGCACGCATCCTGATCGACGAAGCGCACTCAAGCTTCGTCTACGGTGCGGAAGGCCGCGGCGTGGTGGAACACTTCGGCCTCGAGGATGAAGTGGACATCCACGTCGGCACCTTCTCAAAGGCGCTCGGCGGCCAGGGTGGCTACGTCGCGGGCTCGCAGAGCCTCTACAACTACCTGATGGGTTTCGCGCGGTCGCGAGTGTTTTCGTGCGCACTGTCACCGGCGGTCACGGCCGGCGTGCTGGCGGCCCTCCGGATCGTGAAACGTGAACCCCAGTTGCGCCAGCGCCTCTGGGAAAACGTGGCGCACTTCCGCAGCCTGCTGGCCACGGCCGGCGTTGATGTGGCCGAGTCCACGTCGCAGATCATCCCGATCATGATTCGCAACGATCGGAAGATCCTGGGCATCGCGCAGAAACTGCAGAAGGAAGGGCTGTATCTGCAGCCCATCATCTTCCCGGCGGTGGCCAAACACCGGTCGCGGTTCCGGGTGTCGATTTCGGCAAGCCATTCAACGGCGGACCTGGACCGCGCCGCTGCCATCCTGATTAAGGTTCTTCGTGAAGAGGAGATCATCAAGTGA
- a CDS encoding VOC family protein yields the protein MPSQITKLTPNLIVSDVDRTVAFYRDVLGFTTQMTVPDAPPLVFAIMTNGPVEVFLNAPEAAYAEYPAFRTMTLGGTLTLFVEVTEIEEAYARLAPLVRVVMPLEKKWYGMTEFAFLDPDGYIITFAQRTAP from the coding sequence ATGCCTTCTCAAATTACGAAGCTGACTCCCAACCTTATTGTCTCGGACGTCGACCGCACGGTGGCGTTTTATCGCGACGTTCTCGGTTTCACCACGCAGATGACGGTGCCCGACGCGCCGCCGCTCGTGTTCGCGATCATGACCAACGGCCCGGTTGAGGTGTTCCTGAACGCCCCCGAAGCCGCCTACGCCGAATACCCCGCCTTCCGGACGATGACCCTCGGGGGCACGCTGACGTTATTTGTGGAAGTCACCGAGATCGAGGAAGCCTACGCACGCCTCGCCCCGCTTGTGCGCGTCGTCATGCCACTCGAGAAGAAGTGGTACGGCATGACGGAATTCGCCTTCCTGGACCCCGATGGGTACATCATCACGTTCGCGCAGAGGACTGCGCCGTAG
- a CDS encoding nitroreductase family protein, translating into MTSPVPPVPPDLIPLTSYHEYPEREMLARAREFREDLQRRRTVRDFSSRAIPDGVLDECLTAAGTAPNGANMQPWHFVVVTDPTIKARIRVAAEEEEREFYGGRAPQEWLDALAPLGTNADKPFLETAPCLIAIFAETYGRLPDGRKVKHYYVSESVGIACGFLIAALHHAGLVALTHTPSPMGFLNGLLGRPSHERPYLLLVVGYPAANATVPAITKKPLEEIVSRA; encoded by the coding sequence ATGACGTCCCCGGTCCCACCCGTCCCACCAGACCTTATTCCACTCACGAGTTATCACGAGTATCCCGAGCGTGAGATGCTCGCGCGTGCGCGCGAATTTCGTGAAGATCTTCAGCGCCGCCGTACGGTCAGAGATTTCTCGTCGCGCGCCATCCCCGACGGAGTACTCGACGAGTGCCTCACGGCTGCCGGCACCGCGCCCAATGGCGCCAACATGCAACCGTGGCACTTCGTAGTGGTCACTGACCCCACGATCAAGGCGCGGATTCGTGTGGCCGCCGAAGAAGAGGAGCGCGAGTTCTACGGCGGTCGCGCGCCGCAGGAGTGGCTCGACGCGCTGGCGCCCCTGGGCACCAATGCTGACAAGCCGTTCCTGGAAACGGCGCCGTGCCTGATCGCGATCTTCGCCGAGACGTATGGACGTCTTCCCGATGGCCGGAAGGTGAAGCACTACTACGTCTCGGAGTCGGTGGGCATCGCCTGCGGATTCCTGATCGCCGCGCTCCATCACGCCGGCCTTGTGGCACTGACGCACACGCCCAGTCCGATGGGTTTCCTCAACGGACTCCTCGGCCGTCCATCACACGAGCGGCCGTATCTGCTTCTGGTGGTCGGCTACCCCGCGGCCAACGCCACGGTGCCAGCGATCACAAAGAAACCTCTGGAAGAGATTGTGAGCCGGGCCTGA
- a CDS encoding 1-acyl-sn-glycerol-3-phosphate acyltransferase, giving the protein MSLLRTTLNESRLLSVARAAWRVTRSAVFMLVYLAYLVLFMGFVQRFILIPLAWVFPVQSARFLVPWSRFQAAAPLVLLRIIAGVRISIDGAIGPENRVVIMNHQSVLDALIAYKVNTGYLMLIPTRSRYAWGLPGVSPFIRMARFPLIAQTRQSLRADLDAIAEAADRCKRGEASFFIFPEGHRSKDGSILPFMIRGLRLVLTHAPLPVYCIVGDGMWHIRTVADTFTKAAGTRIRVRIIGPFQPPAEESEIPDFVASLRNRMIETLDDMRAGRPFHNAV; this is encoded by the coding sequence ATGTCTCTTCTCCGAACGACCCTGAACGAATCCCGGCTACTCAGTGTGGCACGCGCGGCGTGGCGTGTGACGAGGAGCGCGGTCTTTATGCTGGTCTATTTGGCGTATCTCGTTCTCTTCATGGGATTTGTGCAAAGGTTTATCCTAATTCCTCTGGCGTGGGTATTTCCAGTCCAGTCCGCGCGTTTTCTCGTCCCCTGGAGCCGCTTTCAGGCCGCCGCGCCTCTGGTGCTGCTCCGAATCATCGCCGGGGTCCGCATCTCCATTGATGGCGCCATCGGCCCGGAAAACCGGGTGGTGATCATGAACCACCAGTCGGTGCTCGACGCCCTCATCGCCTACAAGGTCAACACGGGCTACCTGATGCTGATTCCCACCCGGAGCCGCTACGCCTGGGGCCTCCCGGGCGTCTCGCCCTTCATCCGGATGGCCCGGTTTCCCCTGATCGCCCAGACACGCCAGAGCCTCAGGGCCGACCTCGATGCGATTGCCGAAGCCGCCGACCGCTGCAAACGCGGCGAGGCCTCGTTTTTCATCTTCCCCGAGGGCCATCGAAGCAAGGACGGTTCGATTCTCCCCTTCATGATCCGCGGCCTTCGCCTCGTCCTCACGCATGCGCCACTGCCCGTCTATTGCATCGTGGGTGACGGCATGTGGCACATTCGCACCGTGGCCGACACCTTCACCAAAGCGGCCGGCACGCGCATTCGCGTGCGGATCATCGGGCCGTTCCAGCCGCCGGCGGAGGAATCCGAGATTCCCGATTTTGTGGCGTCGCTGCGCAATCGAATGATTGAGACGCTCGACGACATGCGCGCCGGCCGGCCCTTTCACAATGCCGTCTGA
- a CDS encoding CDP-alcohol phosphatidyltransferase family protein yields MPVFAVVSRNRPRDPRRGAPIVHGSARVLGPRLADVGDWPHRARDGSRQSFTRRLQLPGRGVRHRCGCRVCPGALSLAGWAILFGGVADVFDGRIARARGMASRYGAFMDSTLDRFAEAFSFVGVTWYLSTTPWGAAISVLAISGSLLVSYTRARGEAVGVSGTGGVMQRAERLVLLALGALADSAVATRWGWPDGTVLTAAVTLIAVGSIGTAIYRTVSIARTLARQGDKPRP; encoded by the coding sequence ATGCCGGTGTTTGCGGTTGTCTCCCGGAATCGTCCGCGGGACCCCCGACGTGGCGCGCCGATCGTCCACGGCTCTGCTCGGGTTCTGGGTCCGCGATTGGCTGATGTGGGTGATTGGCCCCATCGAGCGCGTGATGGTTCGCGCCAAAGTTTCACCCGACGTCTTCAACTACCTGGGCGTGGCGTTCGGCATCGGTGCGGGTGCCGCGTTTGCCCAGGGGCCTTGTCGCTTGCGGGTTGGGCGATCCTGTTTGGCGGGGTGGCGGACGTATTCGACGGTCGCATTGCGCGGGCCCGTGGCATGGCCAGTCGTTATGGCGCGTTCATGGACTCCACGCTCGACCGGTTCGCCGAGGCGTTTTCGTTTGTGGGCGTGACCTGGTATCTGTCGACCACCCCGTGGGGCGCTGCGATCTCCGTGCTGGCCATCAGCGGATCGCTGCTCGTCAGCTACACGCGCGCGCGTGGCGAAGCCGTGGGCGTCAGTGGCACTGGCGGCGTTATGCAACGCGCCGAACGTCTTGTCCTGCTCGCCCTGGGGGCCCTCGCCGATTCGGCGGTCGCGACCCGTTGGGGTTGGCCCGACGGCACTGTGCTCACCGCCGCCGTCACCCTGATCGCCGTCGGTTCCATCGGCACCGCGATCTATCGGACGGTGTCGATCGCGCGCACCCTCGCGCGGCAGGGCGATAAGCCTCGGCCTTGA